The Pseudomonas berkeleyensis genome includes a region encoding these proteins:
- a CDS encoding DUF4824 family protein, giving the protein MKRAVWLGLGVVLLSNAVALGGVWYNRSGEPEAQLLLSERELQRVYGGWLRDEDDGVLRLQLSWQRLGDDWQLPWLDEAKLHELGFSATDEQALNRQPAREVWLVLELDGALYRRQVEEARQALSVAEAELRAKPESEVLQQERDDRQRRLQFVEQQASRLMLVDAGVDEQVLRQRWPDRQRQVLLAGRIEPYRHGEEAGYGATIRLENDRLSVPYAYRELARGWERSYEQTGFKAQVEVAFGRRHEPWVLSIRQ; this is encoded by the coding sequence ATGAAGCGGGCAGTGTGGCTTGGTCTCGGCGTGGTGCTGCTGAGCAATGCCGTCGCCCTCGGCGGCGTCTGGTACAACCGCAGCGGCGAGCCCGAGGCGCAACTGCTGCTCAGCGAGCGCGAGCTGCAGCGCGTCTACGGTGGTTGGTTGCGTGATGAGGACGATGGCGTACTGCGCCTGCAACTGAGCTGGCAACGCCTAGGTGATGACTGGCAACTGCCCTGGCTGGACGAGGCCAAGCTGCACGAGCTGGGTTTCTCTGCCACCGATGAACAAGCCCTGAATAGACAGCCAGCGCGTGAAGTCTGGTTGGTTCTGGAGCTGGATGGAGCGCTGTATCGCCGTCAGGTCGAAGAGGCGCGGCAGGCTCTGAGCGTGGCCGAAGCTGAATTACGCGCCAAGCCTGAGAGCGAGGTGTTGCAGCAGGAGCGTGACGATCGTCAGCGACGCCTGCAATTCGTCGAGCAGCAGGCCAGCCGTCTGATGCTGGTGGATGCGGGTGTGGATGAGCAGGTACTGCGCCAGCGTTGGCCGGATCGGCAGCGTCAGGTCTTACTGGCCGGGCGTATCGAGCCCTATCGCCACGGTGAGGAGGCCGGCTATGGCGCCACCATTCGTCTGGAGAACGACCGCCTGAGCGTGCCCTACGCCTATCGCGAGCTGGCGCGCGGCTGGGAGCGCAGCTACGAACAGACGGGGTTCAAGGCGCAGGTCGAAGTTGCCTTCGGTCGTCGCCATGAACCCTGGGTGCTCAGCATCCGTCAGTGA
- a CDS encoding FdhF/YdeP family oxidoreductase: MSLQPIDPRYKPYSGPAAGWGALKSVTRFWLDSKQPFKNLRALLKTNQNGGFDCPGCAWGDSPEDGHIKFCENGAKAVNWEATKRRVDASFFARYTVSQLREQSDYWLEYQGRLTHPMRYDAATDRYVQTSWDEAFALIAQHLKALPSPDHAEFYTSGRASNEAAFLYQLFVRAYGTNNFPDCSNMCHEASGVALGQSVGIGKGSVTFADFEHADAIFVLGQNPGTNHPRMLEPLREAVKRGAQVVCFNPLKERGLERFQHPQHALEMLTNGSEPLNTAFFRPALGGDMAAMRGIAKFLLLWEREAQAKGEPAVFDHAFIAEHTDGVDAYLKLLDDTSWQALEAQSGLSLLEIEQAARMYRRAERVIICWAMGITQHHHSVATIQEIVNLQLLRGNLGRPGAGLCPVRGHSNVQGDRTMGINDRPPVALLDAIEKRFQFTVPRENGHNTVEAINAMIDGQAKVFIGLGGNFAQATPDSPRTHQALQSCDLTVQISTKLNRSHLTVGRDALILPCLGRTDIDHQASGPQAVTVEDSFSMIHASYGQLEPLSGSEMRSEPAIVAGIAKATLGNHPVDWDALIADYDRIRDLIADTIPGFHDFNQRVAHPGGFYLGNSAGARQWKTASGKANFKANALLADLLPPQVRESGETPDLILQTLRSHDQYNTTVYGLDDRYRGVRGQRDVLFANEADILRLGFKPGQKVDIRSLWNDGIERRVSSFTLLAFDIPAGQAAAYFPEANPLVPLESAGVGSSTPTSKFVAIRLQAASGGNLLGSSAAS; the protein is encoded by the coding sequence ATGAGCCTGCAACCCATCGACCCGCGTTATAAACCCTACAGCGGCCCGGCCGCCGGCTGGGGCGCGTTGAAGAGCGTCACCCGTTTCTGGCTGGACAGCAAACAGCCGTTCAAGAACCTGCGCGCGCTGCTCAAGACCAACCAGAACGGCGGCTTCGACTGCCCCGGTTGCGCCTGGGGCGATTCGCCCGAGGACGGCCATATCAAGTTCTGCGAGAACGGCGCCAAGGCGGTCAACTGGGAAGCCACCAAACGCCGCGTGGACGCGTCCTTCTTCGCCCGTTACACGGTCAGCCAGTTGCGTGAGCAGAGTGACTACTGGCTCGAATACCAGGGTCGCCTGACTCACCCGATGCGCTATGACGCCGCCACCGACCGCTACGTGCAGACCAGCTGGGACGAGGCATTCGCCCTGATCGCCCAGCACCTCAAAGCATTGCCAAGCCCGGATCACGCCGAGTTCTATACCTCCGGCCGCGCCAGTAACGAAGCAGCGTTTCTCTACCAGCTGTTCGTGCGCGCCTACGGCACCAACAACTTCCCCGACTGCTCGAACATGTGCCACGAGGCCAGCGGCGTCGCCCTGGGCCAGAGCGTGGGTATCGGCAAGGGCAGCGTGACTTTCGCCGACTTCGAACATGCCGACGCCATCTTCGTGCTCGGCCAGAACCCCGGCACCAACCACCCGCGCATGCTCGAACCGCTGCGTGAAGCAGTCAAACGCGGCGCCCAGGTGGTCTGCTTCAACCCGCTGAAGGAGCGCGGTCTGGAGCGTTTCCAGCATCCACAGCACGCGCTGGAGATGCTCACCAACGGCTCCGAACCACTGAATACCGCGTTCTTCCGCCCAGCCCTGGGTGGCGACATGGCTGCCATGCGCGGTATCGCCAAGTTCCTCCTGTTGTGGGAGCGCGAGGCACAAGCCAAAGGTGAGCCGGCGGTCTTCGACCATGCCTTCATCGCCGAGCACACCGACGGGGTCGATGCCTACCTGAAGCTGCTCGACGACACCAGTTGGCAAGCGCTGGAAGCCCAGTCCGGCCTGAGCCTGCTGGAGATCGAACAGGCCGCGCGCATGTACCGTCGCGCCGAGCGGGTGATCATCTGCTGGGCCATGGGCATCACCCAGCACCACCATTCGGTGGCCACCATCCAGGAAATCGTCAACCTGCAGCTGCTGCGCGGCAACCTCGGCCGCCCCGGCGCCGGCCTGTGCCCGGTGCGCGGCCACAGCAACGTGCAGGGCGACCGCACCATGGGCATCAACGACCGCCCACCGGTGGCGCTGCTCGATGCCATCGAAAAGCGCTTCCAGTTCACGGTGCCTCGCGAGAACGGTCACAACACGGTCGAGGCGATCAACGCCATGATCGACGGTCAGGCCAAGGTATTCATCGGCCTCGGCGGCAACTTCGCCCAGGCCACGCCGGACAGCCCACGCACTCATCAGGCGCTGCAGAGCTGCGACCTCACCGTGCAGATCAGCACCAAGCTCAACCGCAGCCACCTCACTGTCGGCCGCGATGCGCTGATCCTGCCGTGCCTGGGTCGTACCGACATCGACCATCAGGCCAGTGGCCCGCAGGCGGTGACGGTGGAAGATTCGTTCAGCATGATCCACGCCTCCTATGGCCAGCTCGAACCGCTTTCCGGTAGCGAGATGCGCTCGGAGCCGGCCATCGTCGCCGGCATTGCCAAGGCCACCCTGGGCAACCACCCGGTGGATTGGGACGCGCTGATCGCCGACTACGACCGCATCCGCGACCTGATCGCCGACACCATTCCCGGCTTCCACGACTTCAACCAGCGCGTCGCTCACCCTGGCGGCTTCTACCTTGGCAACTCGGCCGGGGCTCGGCAGTGGAAGACGGCGTCCGGTAAGGCCAACTTCAAGGCCAATGCGCTGCTCGCCGACCTGCTGCCACCGCAGGTACGCGAAAGCGGTGAAACACCGGATCTGATCCTGCAGACCCTGCGCTCGCACGACCAGTACAACACCACGGTATACGGTCTCGACGACCGTTACCGCGGCGTGCGTGGCCAGCGTGACGTGCTCTTCGCCAACGAAGCGGATATCCTCCGTCTGGGCTTCAAGCCCGGGCAGAAGGTGGACATCCGCTCGCTGTGGAACGATGGCATCGAGCGCCGGGTGAGCAGTTTCACCCTGCTCGCCTTCGACATTCCGGCAGGCCAGGCAGCGGCCTACTTCCCCGAGGCCAACCCGCTGGTGCCGCTGGAAAGTGCCGGTGTCGGCAGCAGCACACCGACCAGCAAGTTCGTCGCCATCCGTTTGCAGGCGGCCAGCGGCGGCAATCTGCTGGGCAGCAGCGCAGCGAGCTGA
- a CDS encoding acyl-CoA thioesterase has protein sequence MNQPQHLRGDYRHFQPITTRWHDNDIYGHVNNVTYYSYFDSAVNAYLIAEGGLDIHGGAVVGFVVSSSCDYFASIAFPDAIEVGLRVGKLGNSSVQYELAIFKAGEEQACAAGRFVHVFVDRASNRPVAIPETLRAAMAALLMD, from the coding sequence ATGAACCAACCCCAACACCTGCGTGGCGACTACCGCCACTTCCAGCCGATCACCACGCGCTGGCACGACAACGACATCTATGGCCACGTGAATAACGTGACCTACTACAGCTACTTCGACAGTGCGGTGAATGCCTACCTGATCGCCGAAGGCGGCCTGGATATCCATGGCGGTGCGGTGGTGGGTTTCGTGGTCAGCTCCAGCTGCGACTACTTCGCCTCCATCGCTTTCCCCGATGCCATCGAGGTCGGGCTGCGGGTTGGCAAGCTGGGTAACAGTTCGGTGCAGTACGAGCTGGCGATTTTCAAGGCAGGCGAGGAGCAGGCCTGCGCCGCCGGGCGTTTCGTCCATGTGTTCGTCGACCGGGCGAGCAATCGTCCCGTCGCGATACCCGAGACCTTGCGTGCAGCGATGGCGGCATTGCTGATGGATTGA
- a CDS encoding DUF2157 domain-containing protein — protein sequence MSDLEREQAQQRAARIAAFREELAELRQEQVLQLNEAQEQAVANHHRQLLAHFRQTLDIDADDRARQLSLGMRLASLFGALALAAGLFFLFYQFWGLFDAFAQVAILVGSALGSLLLCFWLQARDASGYYAKLAAVLAFVCFVLNLSMLGQIFNITPSDKALLPWGALALLLAYQCRQRLLLLVALLCFGLFIAARMGDWAGWHWWSLGERPELFMPLVVLLLVPQWFEQQRYPGFAACYRVMGLLYLLGPILALSYWGRGSYLDWSTGWIEAFYQTLGSLLAGFTVWLGIRRGWGEVINTGLVFALIMLFAKLFDWWWQLLPRYLFFLLLGLIAVLLLVVLQRWRRSAPGGAQ from the coding sequence ATGTCCGATCTCGAGCGCGAACAGGCGCAGCAGCGCGCCGCGCGCATCGCCGCCTTCCGCGAGGAACTGGCCGAATTGCGCCAGGAGCAGGTGTTGCAACTGAACGAGGCGCAGGAGCAGGCCGTCGCCAACCATCATCGCCAATTGCTGGCGCACTTTCGCCAGACGCTGGATATCGACGCCGATGACCGCGCTCGCCAGTTGTCGTTGGGCATGCGCTTGGCCTCGCTGTTCGGCGCGCTGGCCCTGGCGGCCGGGCTGTTCTTTCTGTTCTACCAGTTCTGGGGATTGTTCGACGCCTTCGCGCAGGTCGCCATCCTGGTCGGCAGTGCCTTGGGCAGCCTGCTGCTGTGCTTCTGGCTGCAGGCGCGTGATGCTTCTGGCTACTACGCCAAGCTGGCCGCCGTGCTGGCGTTCGTCTGCTTCGTACTGAACCTGTCGATGCTCGGGCAGATCTTCAATATCACCCCTTCGGACAAGGCCCTGCTGCCCTGGGGAGCGTTGGCCCTGCTGCTGGCCTACCAATGCCGCCAGCGATTGCTGTTGCTGGTGGCGCTGCTTTGCTTCGGTCTGTTCATAGCGGCACGCATGGGCGATTGGGCGGGTTGGCACTGGTGGTCGCTGGGTGAACGGCCGGAGCTGTTCATGCCGCTGGTGGTGCTTCTGCTCGTGCCGCAGTGGTTCGAGCAGCAGCGTTATCCGGGGTTCGCTGCCTGCTACCGGGTCATGGGGTTGCTCTACCTGCTTGGCCCGATCCTGGCGCTGTCCTACTGGGGGCGTGGCAGCTACCTCGACTGGTCGACGGGCTGGATCGAGGCGTTCTACCAGACGCTCGGTTCCCTTCTGGCTGGGTTCACGGTATGGCTGGGCATTCGTCGTGGCTGGGGCGAAGTGATCAATACCGGCCTGGTCTTTGCTCTGATCATGCTCTTCGCCAAGCTGTTCGACTGGTGGTGGCAACTGCTGCCGCGCTACCTGTTCTTCCTCCTGCTCGGTTTGATCGCCGTGCTGTTGCTGGTGGTGTTGCAACGCTGGCGGCGCAGCGCGCCTGGAGGTGCGCAATGA